One window of the Solanum stenotomum isolate F172 chromosome 11, ASM1918654v1, whole genome shotgun sequence genome contains the following:
- the LOC125845635 gene encoding agamous-like MADS-box protein AGL62, whose translation MARMHNHINLQVTFSKRCDGVFKKATALFTLCGADIVVVVFSPSNKPYSCGHPSVESIMNRFLGENPPTDTNAPNPIVIAHQNANTVGLTNRKLNRLEISLEREKKYGEVLQASRKEHPIEKLSSFDLKNLFKALEAADEEIERVVRIKKERGFESPYQTIGSAFAPLRVTEHSSSDFYEAVYGSNE comes from the coding sequence ATGGCGAGGATGCACAATCACATCAATTTACAAGTAACATTCTCAAAACGATGCGATGGAGTCTTTAAAAAGGCAACTGCGCTCTTCACTTTGTGTGGTGCTGATATTGTCGTTGTAGTTTTTTCTCCTAGCAATAAACCATATTCATGTGGACACCCTTCCGTTGAGTCTATTATGAATAGATTTTTGGGAGAAAATCCTCCGACTGATACTAATGCTCCTAACCCCATTGTTATTGCTCATCAAAATGCAAATACTGTTGGTCTGACCAACAGGAAGCTAAACAGATTGGAGATTTCACtcgaaagagaaaaaaaatatggagaAGTACTTCAAGCATCGAGGAAAGAACATCCAATTGAAAAACTCAGTTCCTTCGACCTTAAAAATCTGTTCAAGGCCTTGGAAGCTGCAgatgaagaaattgaaagagTAGTGAGAATAAAAAAGGAGCGTGGTTTTGAATCCCCATATCAAACCATTGGAAGTGCATTTGCTCCTCTAAGAGTTACAGAACATTCTTCGTCTGATTTCTATGAAGCGGTATATGGATCCAAtgaatag
- the LOC125845636 gene encoding agamous-like MADS-box protein AGL62, with protein sequence MARMQNQSNLQVTFSKRRDGVFKKATELSTLCGADVVVVVFSPSSKPYSCGHPSVESIMNRFLGENPPTDTDAPNPIVIAQQNANTDEINRKINRLEISLEREKKYGEALQASRPLDLRTEEENELHISPFYSIQKHFFALSSLWTGALVDTGREQACSAVSTQVAVDPKDPQLVHHAVLNIFSRCSVYNIIHRILKPAFALLLLTMSLLLRNS encoded by the exons ATGGCGAGGATGCAAAATCAAAGCAATTTACAGGTAACATTCTCAAAACGACGCGATGGAGTCTTTAAAAAGGCGACCGAGCTCTCCACTTTGTGTGGTGCTGATGTTGTCGTTGTAGTTTTTTCTCCTAGCAGTAAACCATATTCATGTGGACACCCTTCCGTTGAGTCTATTATGAATAGATTTTTGGGAGAAAATCCTCCGACTGATACTGATGCTCCTAACCCCATCGTTATTGCTCAACAAAATGCAAATACTGATGAGATCAATAGGAAGATAAACAGATTGGAGATTTCACtcgaaagggaaaaaaaatatggagaAGCACTTCAAGCATCGAG GCCACTAGACTTACGCACAGAGGAAGAGAACGAACTTCATATATCCCCTTTCTACTCAATCCAGAAACACTTTTTCGCCCTCTCTTCGCTCTGGACAGGAGCGCTAGTGGACACGGGGAGGGAGCAGGCATGTTCAGCGGTCTCTACCCAAGTAGCTGTTGATCCAAAAGACCCGCAACTCGTTCATCATGCCGTCCTTAACATATTTAGCCGCTGCTCCGTCTACAACATCATCCACCGAATACTGAAACCTGCTTTTGCGCTATTGTTACTTACGATGTCTCTTCTCTTACGCAATTCCTGA
- the LOC125845637 gene encoding agamous-like MADS-box protein AGL62 codes for MARMQNQSNLQVTFSKRRDGVFKKATELSTLCGVDVVVVVFSPCNKPYSCGHPSVESIMNRFLRENPPTDTDAPNPIVIAHQNANTDEINRKLNRLEISLKKEKNMEKHFKHRGKNLQSKNSVPLTFKICARPWKLRMNKLKE; via the coding sequence ATGGCGAGGATGCAAAATCAAAGCAATTTACAGGTAACATTCTCAAAACGACGCGATGGAGTCTTTAAAAAGGCAACTGAGCTCTCCACTTTGTGTGGTGTTGATGTTGTCGTTGTAGTTTTTTCTCCTTGCAATAAACCATATTCATGTGGACACCCTTCCGTTGAGTCTATTATGAATAGATTTTTGAGAGAAAATCCTCCGACTGATACTGATGCTCCTAACCCCATAGTTATTGCTCATCAAAATGCAAATACTGATGAGATTAATAGGAAGCTAAACAGATTGGAGATTTCactcaaaaaggaaaaaaatatggaGAAGCACTTCAAGCATCGAGGAAAGAACCTCCAATCAAAAAACTCAGTTCCTTTGACCTTTAAAATCTGTGCGAGGCCTTGGAAGCTGCGTATGAATAAATTGAAAGAGTAG